Genomic window (Candidatus Nitrosocosmicus franklandus):
GCGTTTGTTGCTCTAATTTCATTTCTTAGAATACTGACAAAATCAAGGGCAATACAAACACACGAAAAAGAAACCATTAGACTAAGATTAGCAAGAGGAATGCTTCTTGCATTGGATTTTGAAGTAGGAAGCGATATCTTGAAGACAATTCTTCTCCCTGGAATTAACGAATTGGCAATACTTGCTGTGATAGTTGGGATTAGAATCGGCCTTAGTTGGTCATTATCAAAAGAAATAGAGAGACATCGAATTAGCAAAATTAAAATGGATACAGACGCTGACGTGTCAAAGAACAATAATGAAAGTTAGTATCAACTTTCTTATATAATTGGTAGTTGAGAATTGCTACTTAATTTTTCTGAACTCCTTATCGAAATCCTAACGACCATAACATGGGTACTAGATTTTATCGCCGTAACAATAATTGCAGTTTCTGTATTCCAAGCTTTGATGTCTAAGGCCGTTGCAGGTCATCAATATGATTTTTCTTTCTCGTCTCTTTTGAATGGACATCTTGCTCAAAAAAAGAAAAAGTTTTTTAGAAAGAAGGAAATGAGGGGAAATAATTCGTTAAGGGGCCTAGTTAGAGGGCTATTATTGGCGTTGGAATTCGAATCTGCAAGTGCAATTATCAAATTAGGAATTTTTATGACCAATATTACAATATTATCTGAACCTATATCTACCAATCTGGGTAATTTTGCTTTCTTTGTTGGTATTTTTGCACTAAGAATAGTATTAAATCAATCCTTAAGAAGATTTAATACCAGTTAATGGGAAAATAGGATACAACCGGACTCCCGTTATAAAGTACTGTATTGATATCTATAAAAGTAAGTATCTCTAATAGTGTTTCTATCTTCTCAAAAGTATCATAGGATGTCTATAATTGCCTTTATGTTACCCTAATACCATATTGAGATCCTGAGTACTTGTTTTCAATATAATTGATTTATTTTGCACTTTGGCAATGAAATTATTCTACTTCCATTTCTATAGTTATCTAAATTGACTGTGATTGGGAACTAACGATAACCAGAAGATGACTGAAGAAGAAATTGACAAATACTAAAAAATATACTTTAATAACCGAACACTTCAGCAATATTATTCTCAGATTCATCGACGCTGTTAATAAATAGTTTTAATTGTTTAGATCCTAGAAATGCTTGGTGATATTATATATGAAGGTCAAGGAAAGCTTGAGAATAGGAGAATTGTTGGAATTAAAGACGGTAATCCGTTACTTGAAGGTACAATATCTCAAACTGGCGTAATAAAAGGTATTGATGTCACGAATTTAGTTACTTATAACAGTATTCTCCAAAGTGACGGTACGATTTATGGGGAGGGTTTTGGACTGATTTCTACTCTTGACGGGTCTGAAAGAGTTACTTGGAAAGGTCAGAGTATTGCTAGAATAGCCGGTGAAACCCGAAGAGACATAGGTTCGATCTTTTATAATACTGACTCGACCAAAAAACTGTCGTTTTTAAAAGATTTGGTAGGTGTTTTTGAATATGAAACACGTAACGATGGAAAAATAAAAGGCATAGTTTGGGAATGGAAATAGGAATTAATCTATAGACTTGTATGAATCGACTTTATAATGTAATTTAGTTGACGGGATACTGTATACTGTGAATAACGAACATTGTATAAACAAAGTACTATACAAAGTTCAAAATCTCCAAATCTCTTATTTTATCTTGATAGCTGACCATAATTACTTTTGATATCAATATAGCTTAAAGACTCCATCTTTTATGTCATGTCTTATCATTATTTCAACCTTAATTTGGTCCAGCCCTTATTATCGAATTTAGTCTCTCAACTTCTTGACTCTGTTCTATAAGTAACGCCATTATAGTTGAAAAAAGTAGTTCTGTGTCGCTTTCTGATTTAGTCCTTATCGCGTTATGATATTTATGATAACAGCTAGAAATCATTCTTAACATTAGCTGTTTACCCTCTTCTGAATTTAGATTAGAAACAATTGAATCGAGTTGATTTATGATTCTCTGATAAATTTTATCGTTTTTCAAAAATAAATTATTCGAAGGGTCGATATATCTATACATAATTATTTTAAAGGTGCAGGTAAGTCAAAAGGATTTACCTGGCCATTACTATGATTTTCAGAATCGACTATCCAAAATTAGAAAGATGTGGAAAACTTCTTTAAGATCCTCCATTGGTCAAAGTAGGTGCATTAGGGTCTTTTGGTACTAGTTCAGCTTTTAGACAAATAGGGTATGATGCAACAGTACTAGAGGTAGATGAAGGAAGATCAACAGGATTATGTGACGCATAGGTACGCCATTGTCCATTATCAATGGTATTGTAGTAGATTTTAGATGCCCCACTAGCTTGAAATCCGCCACCGATTAAAATTTCATCTCCAGCACAAGAGCCTCTTGTAACGATATTACGTGGAGTATCACCCTCTGCATTTTTTGTTTCTCCTTCACCTATCCGCACCGACACTTGCAAATCTAGGTACGGAAGCACGGTTGTTGCTAATTGTCTCTTATCCATCTTTGATAATATGATTGGCAGAATTCTATCTACCATCTTTTCATCCTCGACGTATTGTGCAGCATCTTTGAGGACATCTTTCTCTGTTGGACTGGTCTTTATATCTCCTAAAACTCCTCCTCCTGGACCACCGCTACTACTTCCAGAATTACCTCCACCACCGCTACTACCGCCACCATTAGGATTAGAAGGTGTTGATGGAGAAGGCTGTTGAGGTGGTGATGGTGGTGTTTGTGATGGTGATGAAACTTCAGACTCAGTAGTAAACGACCATGGTGATGCAAAATTCATGGTGTTTCCAGCCAAGTCCTTGACATCAGAAATTGTTGCCGTGTATATCGACGAACCGGCTAAAGCTGAAGCGGGAGTAAATATCACAGTAGTTCCATCTGTGCTTAGTGAAATGCTTCCCTGCACCTTGTTATTATCAGTTTCCAGGGTAAACGTATCGGGGGTAACGGTTGAAGCATCCACTGGTTCGCTGAATGTCACGGTTATAGTTGTAGTTACTGGAATACCAGATGTGCTCACATTTGGGGTAACACTTAAAACGTTAGGAGATGTCATATCTATTTGGGATGGTTGCTGGACCTGAGATGGGTCTTCCGAATCAGGTGTCTCTCTGTTGTTATTTACTCTCATCTGATATCTCAAAATCTGCATTCTCTTGAGAAGTTTCAGTTTCCTCAATTTGTCCCAGGGTATTATCATTATTTTCAGAATCTTCCTCTCCTATTTGGGTAGTAGAATAAGCTGGGATCAGTGAGAATGACGATGATTGTGTATTTGCTAATGCAACAAAAATAAATAAAATTGTCACACCTAACAGCAAAAAAGTATAACTGTTGCTATTCATAACAATTACCATGTAAAGGCGTTTATAAAGAATCTGTTAATCTGAGTGGAACCTTTGGAATTAAGAGAGTGATTGTTTTCTTACTTCCTCTAATATCTGTTAATTCGTTATCATTATTTAACTTATTTCTAAATGAAGGTTTATCGCTTGACGAAATGTTTGGTGATGTCGTATCTGAGATTGTAGTTTGTACATCACCTAATTCAGTAATAATCCTTTACAATGGCTCTGTTCAGTTAACGATAAGCCTATAGCTTGAAAGCATTCCATTTCTTTTATGCTTACTAGAAACAGAACGCCTTCAAAGTATGTGTATTATGGCTTACATTTGTACTTTTCAGGTTTATCTTTAAGAAAAGCCTCGGAAAGATTGTCTCAGATGTATAAAAGAAACCATGTCTCCATCTGGAATTGGATTCAAAAGTACAAGCCTCAAAAGCTGAAGTCAACTAGAAGAAGAGTTCTAGAGTATATAATAGATGAGACCATGTTGAATGTGGGATCAGAGTTTGTCTGGCTCTGGGTTGCAACTGAACCAGACAGAAAACAGGCAAATTCTCGCACTGTCTATCTCTAAAGAAAGAAACATGTTTGTAGCTGAAAGATTCATTTCAGATTTAGTCAAGATTCATGGAATTCATCCAGTTTCGACTGATGATGGAGGTACTTGGTATCCAATGGCCTGTAGATTCTTAAATCTCGATCATCACATTCATTCCTCTCTTGAGAAAAGTCTGATTGAAAGAAAGATGCAATACATAAAGGATAGAACCGAAAGTTTCGATGACTACTTTCCTTGTAGAATAAAGAATTGCAAGTTAAAGCATGTACGGAATTGGCTGCGGCTCTTTGTAGACTATCATAACAATGAAATAAAACATATTAAGTGAACAGAGCCTTTACAATTGATAAAAAGATTAAATTTGAGGACAAAATTATAGCCATTTGAATTATTCATGAATTACCAATAGACTATAAAGCACTTGATAATTACAATAAAATATATCGAAACTAGGGATTTCTATCAAACAAGACACTATTCATTCTCGAAAATGACTATTATAAACAACTATATTCAATGAATAAAGGCAATAAAGTTAGATAACAAGAATTCTCTTGTCTCATTTTAACGGCGACTCGATTCAAGAATTTAATACACTTTTTCATGTTTATAAAAAAATCTCGAGAGGTTGTTTGGATGTATTGAAAGAAAATTCTGAATACTTATTATACTTTGTAGGCGAAAGGCCTCTTCGTATCATATTCCTTGGAGCAGTTAGAATTTTTTCATTTCACTTTATTAGCCATATCTATTATGTTCATAACACCATTTCCAAGATTTGTTTGGCAACTCAATCATTACAGGGTGTTTTGTCTCTTCGTAATGCCTTCTTGCGTGTAGTCCTACGGAGGAATCACAACATCCAATATGCCCACAGGTCAGGCACATACGCAAGGCTACCCAATGCAATCCATTGCTTTTGCACTTTTTACACTCAAGTGAATCTTGCACATCCTTATTTTCTCTTGCATTTTCGATATGTTCACATGCTTGGCCCATACATTAAACTAGATACAATGCGATTTAAAGACTCTGGATTTGGTCCAGCAAGTAACGTGAAGGTAATAGTGATTAAATACTATGTTTAACATGTCTTGACATAATGCCTCAAAATAATAAGAATAGCAACAATAATAGGGGTTTGGCATCTGCTAGCGCAGAAACTAGATCTAGAGTAGCTCGAGCCGGAGGAAAAGCAAAACATGATGAACGAGGATTACAGGCGGCTAGCGCAGAAACTAGATCTAGAGTAGCTCGAGCCGGAGGAAAAGCTTCACGCAAAAATTCAAGTTGAGAATAAATGTCCTAAATTAACGGATCACCTTAAAGAGGATATTCAAGAGTCTGTGCAGATAGTACTAGGATACGAATTCATAGGATATTATTTTTCATTTTCTTTGTGCTTATCTTTTTGATTTAACGTTCGTTAGTTATCTTCATCATTTAAATAAATCAAATATACGTTGATTAAAAAAGACTGACTAAAACCATTCATCTTTCTTCATGTTTTTTTATTCATTCAATGATTTTGTTAATTCAACCTATTCATTCTTTGCAAAACTATGTGA
Coding sequences:
- a CDS encoding Ig-like domain-containing protein, translating into MRVNNNRETPDSEDPSQVQQPSQIDMTSPNVLSVTPNVSTSGIPVTTTITVTFSEPVDASTVTPDTFTLETDNNKVQGSISLSTDGTTVIFTPASALAGSSIYTATISDVKDLAGNTMNFASPWSFTTESEVSSPSQTPPSPPQQPSPSTPSNPNGGGSSGGGGNSGSSSGGPGGGVLGDIKTSPTEKDVLKDAAQYVEDEKMVDRILPIILSKMDKRQLATTVLPYLDLQVSVRIGEGETKNAEGDTPRNIVTRGSCAGDEILIGGGFQASGASKIYYNTIDNGQWRTYASHNPVDLPSSTSSTVASYPICLKAELVPKDPNAPTLTNGGS
- a CDS encoding DUF1622 domain-containing protein: MNYDIVALTEALDKILRPYIEILTFAIDIAAGIVIAVSAFVALISFLRILTKSRAIQTHEKETIRLRLARGMLLALDFEVGSDILKTILLPGINELAILAVIVGIRIGLSWSLSKEIERHRISKIKMDTDADVSKNNNES